Genomic window (Spirochaetaceae bacterium):
ATTACTTCACCTTCAATATAAACAATAACTATATTTTGCATTATAGCGGTACCAAAAAGCTTTGTCTGCCCGGCCGCTACCTCACTATGCATAAAACCACCGTTTTTATCTATTAAAGTAATAAATCCTTTTTCTGCGGTATTGTTAGTAATTTGCAAAGTTATTTTACAAGCTGAATCGCAGCTGATAGACAAAAGCACCCACAGCCCCACACAAATAAAGGGTATATTTTTAAAGACTTTATTAATCATAATTTGGCTATACTAATATTATTTTACCGAGTTGTCAAGATAACTGAAAGAAATATAACAAAAGAGCTCTTTGCCCCGCGAAAAGCACACTAAGCCACAAAATCGAAAGGCTTTGGCCGTTTGATTAGCCCCAAGCTACACAAAAAACTAAGTTCTTTATTTTGTAGTTACAAAACAATTCTAATTTATTATGGTATTCCATCCTAGTATACTTTAGGATAGTTTTGTTATAATGTCAAGCTTTAAAAAACTCATTACTCTTGAAAAGCAAAGCAAACTATGCTAATTTTAAGTAATGAGAAAAAAAAGCCTAGCTTTTTATTTAGTTGCTCCGCCGGTAATAATGTTATTAGTAGCTTTAATTTACTTTTTGGTAACTAACCATAATAACTACGACTACAGCCGCCAAGTAGCTTTAAATGGCCTGGAGCGCAGCTTAAGAGCCGAGTCCCGCTTGGTACTGGCCGAATACGACTACCGCGCCCTTTTTAACATCGAGAACAGCCAGAGGGTATTCGGCGTGGCCGTGCCGGTAAACCGGATGCTTTTTGCGGTACATTACCGGCTGCGTGCCGGTATTAGCCTAGAAGATAATTTTGAGCTAATTTATAACGATTTTGAGAGCGTAACCGTTAAACTAGGCAGCCCGCAAATTTTTAGTGTAACTGCCTTAGACGAAACCATTTACAGCTTTGATAACTGGAGCCTACCGCTAACAACTATTAGGCTGGCCGATTTTTTACCGGCCATAGAGGCCGAAACTGCCGAAGTAACGGCCAGAGCCCTTAACGATGGTATATTACAACGGGTACAAAACAACGCCACTCTCTTTTTTACCACTCATCTAGCGGCTTTAGGGTTTAGTTACATTGATGTAGTTATTAACTAATTTCTTTTCATAATTTAAATATGTTGCTCAGCCATTCTCTTATTTTAATCAACAGAAAACTCACGCACGGCGTGAACGCTTCCCGGCAGGTTATTATAAGACGGTACCCAAGTCCCGTCCCAAAACCCGAAACCACCGGCAGAAAAGCTACTACTCCAGTATGCGATGTAAATTGTCAAACAACAGTGTCATATTTTCGCTGCTTGGCAACGCTCAATCACTAAAGCCCCTGGCGCTAAAATTTCGGGCGATAGTATCGGCATCATTTCTGGTAAACATTCCAAGCTCTGCGCTTACCTCTTTAAATAGAACATTGCCAAAAGACGCAAGTATACCGCTATTATTATCTCGCTCTTGTGTTAATACAGTATTATTCAAAATATCGTTAAAGTAGTTGCCGCTTGAGGCGGAATGGGGTCCCGAAGGCAACCCACTAAAGCAACCAACATTATCAACAATTTTTTCATTATTTTCTCTCTTCAACAGCTTTAAAGGCAAACTATAATTTTTAACCATTTGGCTGCCTAAATACATAACCAAATGGTTTATTAAAAAATATAATTTATTCGCCCTTTACCAGCTCTATCACTACTAAGCAAGCTTTTTCTAGGCTGCTCAGGCTTAACCACTCCC
Coding sequences:
- a CDS encoding DUF4230 domain-containing protein, with the protein product MRKKSLAFYLVAPPVIMLLVALIYFLVTNHNNYDYSRQVALNGLERSLRAESRLVLAEYDYRALFNIENSQRVFGVAVPVNRMLFAVHYRLRAGISLEDNFELIYNDFESVTVKLGSPQIFSVTALDETIYSFDNWSLPLTTIRLADFLPAIEAETAEVTARALNDGILQRVQNNATLFFTTHLAALGFSYIDVVIN